The genomic DNA CGGCTCGATGCTGTTCTTCGTGGTGATCGGCCTGGCCCTGGCCCTGCAATCGCTGTGGCCGAGCGCCGACAAAGCGGTGATGAGCGGTTTCGTGCTGGTGTTGCTGTACATGAAAGGTCCGCTGGAGCACCTGATCGGCACCCTGCCGATCGTCAGCCGCGCGCAGATCGCCTTCCGCCGCATCGCCGAGCTGTCGGAACAGTTTTCCTCCCCTGAACCGCACCTGTTGCTCAACGACCAGGGCCAGCCGAAAACGCCGGTGCAGACGCTGGAACTGAGCAATGTGGCCTACAGCTTCCCGGCGGTGGAAGGCGCCGCGCCGTTCCGCCTGGGGCCGGTGAACCTGAGGATCGACCAGGGCGACATCGTGTTTATCGTGGGTGAAAACGGTTGCGGTAAAACCACGCTGATCAAGCTGCTGTTGGGCCTGTATGCGCCGCAACAAGGGGAAATCCGCCTCAACGACCACGTGGTGACGGCCGTGACCCGCGACGACTATCGCCAGTTGTTCACGACGATTTTCGCCGACTACTACCTGTTCGACGACATCGTCCAGGGCGACACCCATATCCCGGACGATGCCAACCAATACCTGCAACGCCTGGAGATCGCTCACAAGGTCAGTGTGCGCGACGGCGCCTTCACCACCACCGACCTGTCCACCGGCCAGCGCAAGCGCCTGGCGCTGGTCAATGCGTGGCTGGAAGAACGCCCGGTGCTGGTCTTCGACGAATGGGCCGCCGACCAGGACCCGACCTTCCGGCGGATTTTCTATACCGAGCTGCTGCCGGACCTCAAGCGCCTGGGCAAGACCATCATCGTGATTTCCCACGACGACCGTTACTTCGACGTGGCCGACCAATTAGTGCGCATGGAAGCCGGCCGCGTCATCACCGAACTGCAATCTGCGTAAATAATCACGATTCTCATTCTGGTTTTTCCGGGGTCGTGCGTCCTAATTAAGAATTGATAACAACTACACCCCTATTAAAACTAAAACCTGCAAGAGTGAAACACATGCCAGCAACTCCGGGGATTCCACGTTTTACCAAGGCACTGATCATGCGCCGCCTGTTGCAACCAGGCTTCAGCGCCACTGCGTTCAGCCTGGCGCTGGCCATGCCATTCAGCGCACAGGTCCAGGCACAGGAAGTCGACCTCAACATTCCAGCGCAGTCGCTGGCGAGTGCCCTGCAGGCATTGAGCAATCAATCGAACATGCAAGTGCTCTACAGCGCCGATGATGTCCAGGGCCTGCGCAGCCAGCCGGTGAGCGGCCGATTGTCGCCGGCGCAAGCGCTGTCGCAGATGCTGGTGGGGACCGGCGTCATGTTCACTATCCAAGGCAACACGGCCAGCGTGCGCGCCAGGACGGCGGGCGATTCCCTGGAACTGGGCGCCACGACCATCACCGGTAAATCCGCGGAATCGGCCTACGGCCCGGTGGACGGCTACGTCGCCACTCGCAGCGCCACCGGCACCAAGACCGACACGCCGATCCTGGAGATCCCGCAGACCATCAACGTGGTCACCGCCGACCAGATCGCCACCCAGGGCGCGCGCAACCTGACCCAGGCCTTGCGCTACACGCCGGGCCTGGACACCAGCGGCTTCACCGACCGCAACGCCATCGCCGACGAAATCACCAGCCGCGGGTTCGCCCCCACACAGCTGTACCTCGATGGCGCCTACCTGCCTTATGCCGGCAGCCTGGGCGGCGCGCCGCAAATCGATACGTATACCCTGGAGCGCATCGAAGTGCTCAAGGGCCCGTCGTCGGTGCTTTATGGGCAGAACCAGCCCGGCGGCCTGATCAACATGGTCTCCAAGCGCCCGACCACTGAACAGCGCAGCCAGATCAAACTGGGCGCGGGCAGCTATGACCGGATCAACGGCGCGTTCGACACCAGCGGCCCGATCGACGACCAGAAGGAATTCAGCTACCGCGTCATCGGCGTGGGGAAAAAAGGCAACCAACAGGTCGATCACACCCACAGCGAACGCATGCTGCTGGCGCCAAGCCTGACCTGGGCGCCCAACGAAGACACCTCGCTGACGGTGCTGGCGCAGATCCAGCGCGATGACGGCCTGGAAGACTATCAGGCGCTGCCGATGATCGGCTCCCTGAAGCGCGGCCCCAACGGCCAGCGGATCGACCGGGACTTTTTCTCCGGCGACACGCGGTGGAACGACTACAAGCGTGACCAGTTCATCCTTGGCTACGACTTCAGCCACAACCTCACCGATGACCTGACGTTCCGCTCCACGGCCCGTTACACCGATGTGCGTGACCAGTATCGGGGCT from Pseudomonas beijingensis includes the following:
- a CDS encoding cyclic peptide export ABC transporter, with product MSQPKRGVINELFTLLKPFRLIVIGAILLGMVGGLSVTVPLATINQVLHADGGLSHTVVGVFAGLCLLALVSSICSDIGTNYVGQKIIAKLRKELGEKVLSAPIQPIERYRSHRLIPVLTHDVDTISDFAFAFAPLAISLTVTLGCMGYLAVLSWPMFLMMVVAIVIGTVVQYIARGRGIKGFMEARDSEDELQKHYNAIAEGAKELRIHRPRRQRMFVSGIEHTADKICDTQIRSVNIFVIAKTFGSMLFFVVIGLALALQSLWPSADKAVMSGFVLVLLYMKGPLEHLIGTLPIVSRAQIAFRRIAELSEQFSSPEPHLLLNDQGQPKTPVQTLELSNVAYSFPAVEGAAPFRLGPVNLRIDQGDIVFIVGENGCGKTTLIKLLLGLYAPQQGEIRLNDHVVTAVTRDDYRQLFTTIFADYYLFDDIVQGDTHIPDDANQYLQRLEIAHKVSVRDGAFTTTDLSTGQRKRLALVNAWLEERPVLVFDEWAADQDPTFRRIFYTELLPDLKRLGKTIIVISHDDRYFDVADQLVRMEAGRVITELQSA
- a CDS encoding TonB-dependent siderophore receptor — encoded protein: MPATPGIPRFTKALIMRRLLQPGFSATAFSLALAMPFSAQVQAQEVDLNIPAQSLASALQALSNQSNMQVLYSADDVQGLRSQPVSGRLSPAQALSQMLVGTGVMFTIQGNTASVRARTAGDSLELGATTITGKSAESAYGPVDGYVATRSATGTKTDTPILEIPQTINVVTADQIATQGARNLTQALRYTPGLDTSGFTDRNAIADEITSRGFAPTQLYLDGAYLPYAGSLGGAPQIDTYTLERIEVLKGPSSVLYGQNQPGGLINMVSKRPTTEQRSQIKLGAGSYDRINGAFDTSGPIDDQKEFSYRVIGVGKKGNQQVDHTHSERMLLAPSLTWAPNEDTSLTVLAQIQRDDGLEDYQALPMIGSLKRGPNGQRIDRDFFSGDTRWNDYKRDQFILGYDFSHNLTDDLTFRSTARYTDVRDQYRGFYLRGFVGNDQTQATRNKLDWQQHNTAYTVDNNLEYKFNTGALEHTTLAGVDYRHFNRKYKGYNITGAPIDLYGNNNNYDTSGVTPTLDTQWDNTVRQTGVYLQDQIKLDKWILTVGGRQDWAEVDNKDLLARTVSSLRDNKFTGRIGLTYVTDFGLAPYISYSESFLPTTGTDASGNAFKPTEGEQYEVGVKYQPFDKTMITASVFQIKQKNLVTGDPADPQNSIQSGQVRSRGVELEVKSSIDNIEVMAAATYLDSFYTKDNYGNEDNRSEQQAPFSATLWVDYHFTQAVLNGLTFGAGARHTGRKPGDAANSFDVPAYTVFDTTISYDMGKATSSLRGVTTSLNVQNVFDREYVSNCNYSFGCYYGQERVASLDVTYDF